Proteins encoded together in one Raphanus sativus cultivar WK10039 unplaced genomic scaffold, ASM80110v3 Scaffold4462, whole genome shotgun sequence window:
- the LOC130507398 gene encoding galactolipid galactosyltransferase SFR2, chloroplastic-like → MNIVALLVKVAGLFATITVGANAFSYTRFRRRNLGKIRSPIDESKEILADFNSHEHKEGKFFFGLATAPAHAEDELDDAWLQFAKETPSSASDTVPGSEAATRKKIKLAVGAITKGLANNKHIKEVKASASASADDDKPPTNNVAAWRNAPHPEDRLKFWSDPDKEVKLAKETGVTVFRMGIDWSRIMPKEPTEGIKEAVDYEALEHYKWILNRVRSNGMKVMLTLFHHSLPPWAADYGGWKIEKTVDYFMDFTRLVVDFMFELVDSWVTFNEPHVFTLLTYMCGSWPGNNPDFMEMATSTLPMGVFHRVLHYMAVAHSKAYDYIHSKICLKKPLVGIAHHVSFIRPYGLFDTGAVTISNSLTVYPYIDSISHKLDFIGINYYGQESVCGVGIKLVETDEYSESGRGIYPDGLYRVLLMLHDRYKHLKIPFIVTENGVSDETDVIRRPYLIEHLLALYAAMLKGVPVLGYIFWTISDNWEWADGYGPKFGLVAVDRSHNLARTLRPSYHLFSKIVKSGKITRKDRSLAWNELQRAAKSGKLRPFYRAVDNNGLMYADGLDKPQWRPYVDRDWRFGHYQVDGLQDPLSRVARVLLIWPLIMNKRIRKVKVKPTDDTGSALHPAYASPYY, encoded by the exons ATGAACATAGTCGCATTGCTCGTGAAGGTCGCCGGTCTCTTCGCCACGATCACCGTAGGAGCCAACGCATTCTCCTACACTCGTTTCCGTCGCCGGAACCTCGGGAAGATTCGCTCACCAATCGACGAATCCAAAGAAATTCTCGCCGATTTCAATTCACACG AACACAAGGAGGGAAAGTTCTTCTTTGGATTAGCAACTGCACCTGCTCACGCAGAGGACGAACTCGACGATGCTTGGCTCCAGTTTGCAAAAGAAACACCTTCTTCAGCATCAGACACAGTGCCGGGTTCAGAGGCTGCTACTAGAAAAAAGATTAAGCTCGCTGTGGGAGCTATAACAAAAGGGTTGGCCAACAACAAACATATAAAAGAAGTTAAAGCTTCTGCTTCTgcttctgctgatgatgatAAGCCACCCACTAACAATGTAGCTGCTTGGCGCAACGCTCCTCACCC GGAGGACAGACTTAAGTTTTGGTCAGATCCTGACAAAGAAGTGAAGCTAGCTAAAGAAACTGGCGTTACTGTCTTCAGGATGGGAATCGATTGGTCTAGGATCATGCCAAAAGAGCCCACCGAAGGGATTAAGGAAGCA GTTGACTATGAGGCCCTGGAACACTATAAATGGATACTCAACAGAGTCCGTTCAAAcgggatgaaggtgatgctgaCGCTCTTTCACCATTCATTACCACCATGGGCTGCTGATTACGGTGGCTGGAAAATAGAGAAGACGGTCGACTACTTTATGGACTTCACAAG GCTTGTTGTGGACTTCATGTTCGAGTTGGTAGACTCTTGGGTAACGTTTAACGAACCGCATGTCTTCACCTTGCTTACCTACATGTGCGGTTCTTGGCCCGGAAACAACCCTGATTTTATGGAGATGGCTACATCTACTCTACCCATGGGTGTGTTCCATAGAGTGTTACATTATATGGCTGTTGCTCACTCAAAGGCCTATGACTACATCCACTCGAAAAT TTGCTTGAAAAAACCTTTGGTGGGGATTGCGCACCACGTCTCCTTTATACGACCATATGGTCTCTTTGATACAGGGGCTGTGACTATTAGTAACTCCCTCACTGTATATCCATATATTGATAGCATTTCTCACAAGTTGGATTTCATAGGCATCAACTACTACGGACAG GAATCAGTGTGTGGTGTCGGAATAAAGCTTGTGGAGACTGATGAATACAGTGAATCCGGAAGAGGGATATACCCTGATGGTCTCTACCGCGTGTTGTTGATGCTCCATGATAGATACAAACACCTGAAAATCCCTTTCATAGTTACGGAGAATGGTGTGTCTGATGAGACTGATGTGATTCGGCGGCCTTACCTGATCGAGCATCTCCTTGCCCTTTATGCTGCAATGCTAAAG GGTGTACCGGTGCTTGGTTACATATTCTGGACTATTTCAGACAACTGGGAATGGGCTGATGGATATGGTCCGAAATTTGGACTTGTTGCTGTTGACCGATCCCATAATCTTGCACGAACACTTAGGCCATCTTACCATCTCTTTTCCAAG ATAGTGAAAAGCGGGAAAATCACACGTAAAGATCGGTCTCTTGCATGGAATGAACTCCAAAGAGCTGCTAAATCAGGAAAGCTACGGCCATTCTACCGGGCCGTTGATAACAATGGTCTAATGTATGCAG ATGGTCTAGACAAGCCTCAGTGGAGACCGTATGTTGACCGTGACTGGCGGTTTGGTCACTACCAAGTGGATGGTCTTCAAGACCCGCTGAGTCGCGTGGCTCGAGTCCTTCTAATATGGCCGCTTATCATGAACAAGAGGATAAGAAAAGTTAAGGTCAAGCCCACAGATGATACTGGAAGCGCTCTGCACCCGGCTTATGCCTCACCTTATTACTAG